A single window of Rhodococcus jostii RHA1 DNA harbors:
- a CDS encoding SRPBCC family protein, with the protein MDSASILIDVPPGKVWNVVTDVEGMGRFSPENTGARWKSGTPAMVGARFIGANRHGPVRWKTHCTVVDVIPGRKFSFEADEPKARWTYHLEPSGAGTLVTETREIYATPVWWVRLVQKSKVLGSNRDQLMQDGMRQTLERMKVALES; encoded by the coding sequence GTGGACAGCGCGAGCATCCTGATCGACGTCCCGCCCGGCAAGGTGTGGAACGTGGTGACCGACGTGGAGGGCATGGGCCGGTTCAGCCCCGAGAACACCGGGGCCCGTTGGAAGTCCGGCACTCCGGCAATGGTGGGCGCGCGATTCATCGGAGCCAACCGGCACGGCCCGGTGCGCTGGAAGACCCACTGCACCGTCGTGGACGTGATTCCGGGCCGGAAGTTCTCGTTCGAGGCGGACGAGCCCAAGGCGCGCTGGACGTATCACCTCGAACCCTCCGGCGCAGGCACACTCGTCACCGAGACCCGGGAGATCTACGCGACGCCCGTATGGTGGGTACGGCTGGTGCAGAAGTCGAAGGTGCTGGGCAGCAACCGCGACCAGCTGATGCAGGACGGGATGCGGCAGACCCTCGAGCGCATGAAAGTCGCCCTCGAGAGCTGA
- a CDS encoding alpha/beta hydrolase: MNPRPTPVEAGRSCPDVRREDVWFSSRGQRCAAWLYRRQSETPTAAPCVVLAHGWSGVREQRLDAFAERFAAAGVTALVFDYRYFGASEGEPRQLLDIDSQLDDWDSAVAFVRSRPDIDPSRVALWGTSLSGGLVLTAAARDRRVAAVVSQVPYVDGLTNLPRLGVVGLGRMAVAYLRDRYAQLRHRPPYMFPVVGPPGSFAAMTTPDAEAGYHGMDPPGSTWRNETPGRVALQAALYRPTKTVAKIACPVFFAIADHDVVTFTRSAQKAAAKTPGAEVHVYPGGHFDPYFGELFERVVADETDFLVRHLRPAASR; encoded by the coding sequence ATGAATCCTCGGCCGACACCCGTCGAAGCTGGTCGGTCGTGCCCTGACGTCCGCCGTGAGGACGTGTGGTTCTCCTCGCGGGGACAGCGCTGCGCGGCCTGGCTGTACCGGCGCCAATCCGAAACCCCTACGGCAGCACCCTGTGTCGTGCTCGCGCACGGTTGGAGCGGGGTGCGCGAACAGAGGCTCGACGCGTTCGCGGAACGGTTCGCGGCCGCGGGAGTCACGGCGCTGGTGTTCGACTACCGCTATTTCGGTGCCAGTGAGGGCGAACCCCGCCAACTGCTCGACATCGACAGCCAACTCGACGACTGGGACAGCGCCGTCGCGTTCGTGCGCAGCCGCCCGGACATCGACCCCAGCCGGGTCGCGCTCTGGGGTACGTCACTGTCCGGCGGGCTCGTCCTGACGGCGGCGGCGCGGGACCGGCGGGTGGCCGCGGTCGTGTCGCAGGTTCCGTACGTCGACGGTCTGACGAACCTTCCGCGACTGGGCGTGGTCGGCCTCGGCCGCATGGCGGTCGCCTACCTGCGGGACCGGTACGCCCAGTTGCGGCACCGGCCGCCGTACATGTTTCCCGTCGTCGGGCCACCGGGTTCGTTCGCGGCCATGACCACACCCGACGCGGAGGCGGGATATCACGGGATGGATCCGCCCGGTTCGACATGGCGCAACGAGACACCGGGGCGGGTGGCGTTGCAGGCGGCGCTGTACCGGCCGACGAAAACGGTCGCGAAGATCGCCTGCCCCGTCTTCTTCGCCATCGCCGACCACGACGTCGTCACGTTCACCCGCAGCGCGCAGAAGGCCGCGGCCAAGACCCCGGGCGCCGAGGTGCACGTGTACCCGGGCGGTCATTTCGACCCCTACTTCGGCGAACTCTTCGAGCGGGTGGTCGCGGACGAGACCGACTTCCTCGTCCGCCACCTCCGTCCCGCGGCTAGCCGCTGA
- a CDS encoding long-chain-fatty-acid--CoA ligase — MTATSNAQPFASRRTHWANHVARHAFAKPDAVALRFRGTSTTWRELEDRSARTAAVLAAHGVGRGDRVVLLLTNRPEFLEVMLAATRVGAIAVPVNFRLSPGEVRFIVADSDATVVVVEDSLTGLAAEVDESVPVLVVGDAPDDVSLETQLRAADPDVPIADVAEDSPAAIMYTSGTTGRPKGAVLSHLNLQAQALTLIRGWRLFDTESEVNLVSSPLFHIAALGSVGPFLLIGATIVIHPTGAFDAAELLDALERERVTSVFMVPTQWQAILDDAGPDGRDLALRVLGWGAAPATPTLLDRLYAAFPDAAIVAFFGQTEMSPVTCMLDGKDAVRKIGSVGKPIDTVAMRVVDEAMNDVAQGEIGEIVYRGPGLMEGYWRNPAATADAFDGGWFHSGDLVRVDSDGFVYVVDRKKDMIISGGENIYCAEVENALAAHPDIVDVAVIGRADERWGEVPVAVVVPRAGAALEVDALADWLDGRVARYKRPKFVEVLPQLPRNASGKVVKGVLREQFGTVSG; from the coding sequence ATGACAGCGACGTCCAACGCTCAGCCCTTCGCCTCCCGGCGCACGCACTGGGCCAATCATGTTGCCCGGCATGCGTTCGCGAAACCCGATGCGGTGGCGCTCCGGTTCCGGGGTACCTCGACCACCTGGCGTGAGCTCGAGGACCGCAGTGCGCGGACGGCGGCGGTCCTCGCCGCCCACGGTGTCGGCCGCGGCGACCGCGTCGTGCTGCTGCTGACCAACCGCCCCGAGTTCCTCGAGGTGATGCTGGCCGCGACTCGCGTGGGTGCGATCGCGGTCCCGGTGAATTTCCGGCTCAGTCCCGGCGAGGTGCGGTTCATCGTCGCCGACAGCGACGCCACCGTCGTGGTCGTGGAGGATTCACTCACCGGTCTCGCCGCGGAGGTCGACGAGAGCGTGCCGGTTCTCGTGGTCGGCGACGCCCCCGACGACGTCTCGCTCGAGACGCAGTTGCGCGCAGCCGATCCCGACGTCCCGATCGCGGACGTGGCGGAAGACTCCCCCGCCGCCATCATGTACACGTCCGGCACCACCGGTCGTCCGAAGGGCGCGGTGCTGTCGCACCTCAATCTGCAGGCACAGGCGCTGACTTTGATCCGCGGATGGCGGCTGTTCGACACCGAGTCCGAGGTCAACCTGGTCTCGTCCCCGCTGTTCCACATCGCCGCCCTCGGCAGCGTGGGGCCGTTCCTGCTGATCGGCGCCACGATCGTGATCCACCCGACCGGTGCGTTCGATGCGGCCGAGCTACTCGACGCGCTCGAGCGCGAGCGGGTGACCAGTGTGTTCATGGTGCCCACCCAGTGGCAGGCCATCCTCGACGACGCCGGCCCCGACGGCCGGGATCTCGCCCTGCGGGTGCTGGGCTGGGGAGCCGCGCCGGCCACTCCGACACTCCTCGACCGCCTGTACGCCGCCTTCCCGGACGCCGCGATCGTCGCCTTCTTCGGGCAGACCGAGATGTCTCCGGTGACGTGCATGCTCGACGGCAAGGACGCCGTGCGCAAGATCGGGTCGGTCGGGAAACCGATCGACACCGTGGCGATGCGCGTGGTCGACGAGGCGATGAACGACGTGGCGCAGGGCGAGATCGGTGAGATCGTCTACCGCGGCCCGGGACTCATGGAGGGGTACTGGCGGAACCCCGCGGCGACCGCGGACGCGTTCGACGGCGGCTGGTTCCACTCCGGCGACCTCGTGCGGGTGGACTCGGACGGGTTCGTGTACGTGGTGGACCGCAAGAAGGACATGATCATCTCGGGTGGGGAGAACATCTACTGCGCCGAGGTCGAGAATGCCCTGGCCGCCCACCCGGACATCGTGGATGTCGCCGTGATCGGGCGGGCCGACGAGCGCTGGGGTGAGGTTCCCGTCGCGGTCGTCGTCCCGCGGGCCGGGGCGGCGCTCGAGGTCGACGCCCTCGCGGACTGGCTCGACGGCCGGGTCGCCCGCTACAAGCGGCCCAAATTCGTCGAGGTCCTCCCCCAACTGCCCCGCAACGCCAGCGGGAAGGTCGTCAAAGGCGTTCTGCGCGAACAGTTCGGCACGGTCAGCGGCTAG
- a CDS encoding enoyl-CoA hydratase produces the protein MSSDIPGVDTTVDDGVLRITLDRPSRMNAVTTETLDAVADAFDKYAGDAEVRAAVLTGAGRAFCTGADLGGENVSGPPSSATIDAANRTAAAIRAFPRPVIGAVNGPAAGVGVSLALACDLTIATASSYFLLAFTKVGLMPDGGATALVAASIGRARALKMALLAERLPAAEALAAGLIADVYPDDEFAVTVDALARRLADGPSEAFHFTKDAVNDATLFELDNAFARERTGQLDLLAAPDYQEGVAAFLEKRPAVFGRG, from the coding sequence ATGAGCTCCGACATTCCCGGCGTGGACACGACCGTCGACGACGGCGTCCTCCGCATCACCCTCGACCGTCCTTCCCGCATGAACGCCGTGACCACCGAAACCCTCGATGCCGTCGCCGACGCATTCGACAAGTACGCGGGCGACGCGGAGGTGCGGGCTGCCGTCCTCACCGGCGCCGGTCGTGCGTTCTGCACGGGTGCGGACCTGGGCGGCGAGAACGTCTCCGGCCCGCCGTCGTCCGCGACGATCGACGCCGCGAACCGCACGGCAGCCGCGATCCGCGCGTTCCCCCGGCCGGTGATCGGTGCTGTCAACGGTCCCGCCGCCGGCGTCGGGGTCTCCCTCGCCCTGGCCTGCGACCTCACGATCGCCACCGCGTCGAGTTATTTCCTGCTCGCGTTCACGAAGGTCGGCCTGATGCCGGACGGTGGTGCCACCGCACTCGTCGCCGCGTCGATCGGTCGCGCCCGCGCACTGAAGATGGCGCTGCTGGCCGAACGACTGCCCGCTGCTGAGGCTCTCGCGGCCGGATTGATCGCCGACGTGTACCCCGACGACGAGTTCGCCGTGACCGTCGACGCCCTCGCGCGACGTCTCGCCGACGGACCGTCGGAGGCGTTCCACTTCACCAAGGACGCGGTCAACGACGCCACCCTCTTCGAACTGGACAACGCGTTCGCCCGTGAGCGCACGGGTCAGCTCGACCTCCTCGCCGCCCCCGATTACCAGGAAGGTGTCGCGGCGTTCCTGGAGAAGCGACCCGCAGTGTTCGGCCGCGGCTGA
- a CDS encoding NADPH:quinone oxidoreductase family protein: MYAQQLTTASGPAGVQLVEIDEPDGTGRVVVDLHAAGVSFPDLLQTTGSYQLVRELPFVLGVEGAGVVRSAPTDSGIRAGQRVAVLASDGAWQQTVAVEPDSVFPLPDSVSLEAGAGFLMNYLTVHFALDERARYRSGETVLVHGAAGGVGVAALQVAAALGLETIAVVSTEEKAGIAKANRADHVVLLDGWKDRVRDLTGGRGVDIILDPVGGDRFTDSLRSLAPNGRLVVLGFTGGEIPTVKVNRLLLRNISVLGAGWGEYVRTNPGYTSRQWATLGPLLESGALQIAEPTTYSFEHAGDALRTLETRSATGKIALSVRPS, from the coding sequence GTGTATGCCCAGCAATTGACCACCGCTTCCGGCCCTGCCGGAGTCCAGCTCGTCGAGATCGACGAACCCGACGGAACCGGCCGCGTCGTCGTGGATCTGCACGCCGCCGGAGTGTCGTTTCCCGACCTTCTGCAGACCACGGGCAGCTACCAGCTCGTCCGGGAACTGCCGTTCGTGCTCGGTGTCGAGGGCGCGGGCGTGGTCCGCAGCGCACCCACGGACAGCGGCATCCGTGCCGGGCAGCGGGTGGCCGTCCTCGCGTCGGACGGAGCATGGCAGCAGACCGTCGCGGTGGAGCCGGACTCGGTGTTCCCCCTGCCCGATTCGGTGTCGCTCGAGGCGGGGGCGGGCTTCCTGATGAACTACCTCACCGTGCACTTCGCTCTCGACGAGCGCGCCCGCTACCGCTCCGGAGAGACCGTGCTGGTGCACGGCGCCGCAGGCGGTGTCGGGGTCGCGGCCCTGCAGGTCGCGGCCGCGCTGGGGCTCGAGACGATCGCCGTGGTCAGCACCGAGGAGAAGGCCGGCATCGCGAAGGCCAACCGCGCCGATCACGTCGTTCTCCTGGACGGCTGGAAGGACCGGGTCCGCGACCTCACCGGAGGCCGCGGAGTCGACATCATTCTCGACCCGGTCGGCGGCGACCGTTTCACCGACAGCCTGCGCAGCCTCGCGCCCAACGGGCGACTGGTTGTCCTCGGCTTCACCGGCGGTGAAATTCCCACCGTCAAGGTCAATCGCCTTCTCCTGCGTAACATCTCCGTTCTCGGGGCCGGCTGGGGCGAGTACGTGCGCACCAACCCCGGCTATACGAGCAGGCAGTGGGCGACCCTGGGTCCGCTCCTCGAATCCGGTGCGCTGCAGATCGCCGAGCCCACCACCTACTCGTTCGAACACGCCGGCGACGCACTGCGGACGCTCGAAACCCGCTCCGCCACCGGCAAGATCGCCCTCTCCGTCCGCCCTTCCTGA
- a CDS encoding crotonase/enoyl-CoA hydratase family protein, protein MPEQTETTEAAALWERRGGIGIITLNRPKALNAVNGALSTAVGSLLEQAENDPEVRVVVVTGAGRAFCAGADLKALSTGGNIAAEGHLEWGFAGYAQHWISKPTIAAVNGFALGGGTELVLASDLAVVDEEAKLGLPEVKRGLFAAAGGVIRLQQQIPKKVALEIALTGEPITAAQGKELGLVNRVAPAGTALDVALELAEQIAANAPLSVRESKAMIHRTATEPDWGDRAWEANNAAIATIFTSADAKEGPTAFAEKRQPVWQGR, encoded by the coding sequence GTGCCAGAACAGACGGAGACGACGGAGGCAGCCGCACTGTGGGAGCGGCGCGGAGGCATCGGCATCATCACGCTGAACCGCCCCAAGGCGCTCAATGCGGTGAACGGCGCGTTGTCGACCGCAGTGGGCAGTCTGCTCGAGCAGGCCGAGAACGACCCCGAGGTGCGGGTGGTCGTCGTGACCGGGGCCGGCCGCGCGTTCTGCGCCGGCGCCGACCTCAAGGCCCTCTCCACGGGCGGGAACATCGCTGCGGAGGGGCACCTCGAATGGGGCTTCGCCGGATACGCGCAACACTGGATCAGCAAGCCGACCATCGCCGCGGTCAACGGCTTCGCCCTCGGCGGCGGCACCGAACTGGTCCTCGCCAGTGACCTCGCGGTCGTCGATGAGGAGGCGAAGCTCGGGCTTCCCGAGGTCAAGCGTGGACTGTTCGCCGCCGCCGGCGGCGTGATCCGCCTGCAGCAGCAGATCCCGAAGAAGGTCGCGCTGGAGATCGCACTCACCGGCGAACCGATCACCGCGGCGCAGGGCAAGGAACTGGGCCTGGTCAACCGTGTCGCCCCGGCAGGCACCGCCCTCGACGTCGCACTCGAACTCGCCGAGCAGATCGCTGCGAACGCACCGCTGTCGGTGCGCGAATCGAAGGCCATGATCCACCGCACCGCAACTGAACCCGACTGGGGCGACCGGGCGTGGGAGGCGAACAACGCCGCCATCGCCACCATCTTCACCAGCGCCGACGCCAAGGAAGGCCCGACGGCGTTCGCCGAGAAGCGCCAGCCGGTCTGGCAGGGCCGCTGA
- a CDS encoding thiolase family protein: MTNAVIVDVVRLASGKGKPGGALSGTHPVELLAHVLRTIVERNGIDPAQVDDVIGGCVGQAGEQALNISRTAVLSAGFPDSVPATTVDRQCGSSQQAAHFAAQGVIAGAYDIVIACGVESMSRVPMGTTTIGQDASGPGIAARYPEGLVNQGISAELIAAKWKFDRDTLDAFSAQSHQRAADALSKGLFDKEIVPISVTDAAGETVTHTTDETVRASTTAEGLSGLKSSFYSEKYAARFPEAQWHITPGNSSPLTDGASAALIMSEEMASKLGLTPRARFHSFAVAGDDPVFMLTAPIPATKKILAKSGLSIGDIDAYEVNEAFAPVPLAWAHEFGADPAKLNPWGGAIALGHALGSSGTRLLSTLVNNLEATGGRYGLQTMCEGAGMANATIIERI; the protein is encoded by the coding sequence ATGACCAACGCTGTCATCGTGGACGTCGTCCGCCTCGCCTCCGGTAAGGGCAAACCCGGCGGTGCGCTGTCGGGCACCCACCCGGTGGAACTGCTCGCGCACGTGCTGCGCACCATCGTCGAACGCAACGGCATCGACCCCGCACAGGTCGACGACGTCATCGGCGGCTGCGTCGGGCAGGCAGGCGAGCAGGCCCTCAACATCTCCCGGACCGCGGTGCTGTCGGCGGGATTCCCGGATTCGGTTCCGGCCACCACCGTCGACCGCCAGTGCGGCTCGAGCCAGCAGGCGGCGCACTTCGCTGCGCAGGGCGTGATCGCCGGCGCCTACGACATCGTGATCGCCTGCGGTGTGGAGTCGATGTCCCGCGTTCCGATGGGCACGACGACCATCGGTCAGGACGCGTCCGGCCCGGGTATCGCCGCCCGCTACCCCGAGGGACTCGTCAACCAGGGCATCTCCGCCGAACTGATCGCCGCCAAGTGGAAGTTCGACCGCGACACCCTCGACGCATTCTCCGCGCAGTCGCATCAGCGTGCCGCCGACGCCCTGTCGAAGGGCCTGTTCGACAAGGAGATCGTCCCGATCTCGGTGACCGACGCCGCCGGTGAGACGGTGACGCATACCACCGACGAGACCGTGCGCGCCTCCACCACCGCCGAGGGTCTGTCCGGGCTGAAGTCGTCGTTCTACTCCGAGAAGTACGCGGCCCGATTCCCCGAGGCGCAGTGGCACATCACCCCGGGCAACTCGTCGCCGCTGACCGACGGCGCGTCCGCGGCGCTGATCATGAGCGAAGAGATGGCGTCGAAGCTGGGGCTGACCCCGCGGGCCCGGTTCCACTCGTTCGCCGTTGCCGGTGACGATCCGGTCTTCATGCTCACCGCGCCGATCCCGGCGACCAAGAAGATCCTCGCGAAGTCGGGACTGAGCATCGGCGACATCGACGCCTACGAGGTCAACGAGGCGTTCGCGCCGGTGCCGCTGGCGTGGGCGCACGAGTTCGGGGCCGACCCGGCCAAGCTCAACCCGTGGGGCGGCGCCATCGCGCTCGGACACGCCCTCGGCTCGTCGGGCACCCGCCTGCTCAGCACCCTCGTCAACAACCTCGAGGCCACCGGCGGACGCTACGGCCTGCAGACCATGTGCGAGGGCGCGGGCATGGCCAACGCCACCATCATCGAACGCATCTGA
- a CDS encoding 3-hydroxyacyl-CoA dehydrogenase encodes MIVNDSVALVTGGASGLGLATTKALLADGASVVIIDLPSSNGETVAKELGDRVRFAAGDVTSEADVSAALDVAESLGPLRVAVNCAGIGNAIKTVSKNGAFPLADFTKIVTVNLIGTFNVIRLAAERISKNEPIDGERGVIINTASVAAYEGQIGQAAYSASKGGVVGMTLPIARDLASLLIRVNTIAPGLFKTPLLGSLPEAAQQSLGGQVPHPSRLGDPSEYGALAAHIVSNPMLNGETIRLDGAIRMAPR; translated from the coding sequence ATGATCGTCAACGACAGCGTCGCACTCGTCACCGGCGGTGCCTCGGGCCTCGGCCTGGCCACCACCAAGGCCCTGCTCGCCGACGGCGCCAGCGTCGTCATCATCGACCTGCCCTCGTCCAACGGTGAGACCGTCGCCAAGGAACTCGGCGACCGCGTGCGCTTCGCTGCCGGCGACGTCACCAGCGAGGCCGACGTGTCCGCCGCACTCGATGTCGCGGAATCGCTCGGACCGCTGCGTGTCGCCGTGAACTGCGCCGGCATCGGCAACGCCATCAAGACCGTGAGCAAGAACGGCGCGTTCCCCCTGGCCGACTTCACCAAGATCGTCACCGTCAACCTGATCGGCACGTTCAACGTGATCCGCCTTGCCGCCGAGCGCATCTCGAAGAACGAGCCGATCGACGGCGAGCGCGGCGTCATCATCAACACCGCCTCCGTCGCCGCATACGAGGGCCAGATCGGTCAGGCCGCGTACTCCGCATCCAAGGGCGGCGTCGTCGGCATGACCCTGCCGATCGCCCGCGACCTCGCGTCGCTGCTGATCCGCGTCAACACGATCGCGCCCGGCCTGTTCAAGACGCCGCTGCTCGGCTCCCTGCCGGAGGCCGCGCAGCAGTCGCTCGGCGGTCAGGTTCCGCACCCTTCGCGTCTCGGCGACCCGTCCGAGTACGGCGCGCTCGCCGCGCACATCGTCAGCAACCCGATGCTCAACGGCGAGACCATCCGTCTCGACGGCGCCATCCGCATGGCACCGCGCTGA
- a CDS encoding TetR/AcrR family transcriptional regulator: protein MTEPLYADWRTFEALPLTPILEQALDLFNENGYHGTTVRQIARRVGVTVPALYYHHESKEAVLVALFELQMRELNDRAEAAAREAGDDVVAQFSNVVEAIVLYMTYRVRHVSLDTELRHVSADSRSRYAASRKRLELMLVDLVADGVARGVFHSGDVPETVRALLGMCQSIPRWYQPGGALTPEQVADRYVNIALHTVGYLPAH, encoded by the coding sequence ATGACGGAGCCGCTGTACGCCGACTGGCGGACGTTCGAGGCCCTGCCGCTGACGCCCATCCTCGAGCAGGCATTGGATCTGTTCAACGAGAACGGTTACCACGGCACGACGGTGCGGCAGATCGCCCGTCGTGTCGGGGTGACCGTCCCCGCCCTCTACTACCACCACGAGAGCAAGGAAGCCGTTCTCGTGGCCCTGTTCGAACTGCAGATGCGCGAACTGAACGACCGCGCCGAGGCAGCCGCCCGCGAGGCCGGTGACGACGTGGTGGCGCAATTCTCCAACGTCGTCGAGGCGATCGTCCTGTACATGACGTACCGGGTGCGGCACGTCTCCCTCGACACCGAGTTGCGGCACGTCTCGGCCGACAGCCGCAGCCGCTACGCCGCGTCCCGCAAGCGGCTCGAACTGATGTTGGTCGACCTCGTCGCCGACGGCGTCGCCCGCGGCGTGTTCCACAGCGGGGACGTCCCCGAGACCGTGCGCGCCCTCCTCGGGATGTGCCAGTCCATTCCGCGCTGGTACCAGCCGGGCGGGGCACTGACCCCCGAGCAGGTCGCAGACCGCTACGTGAACATCGCCCTACACACCGTCGGGTATCTACCCGCCCACTGA
- a CDS encoding acyl-CoA dehydrogenase family protein, with amino-acid sequence MQRTLFDKDHEAYRETVREFLAREIEPNYERWESERLIDRSAWLAAGKSGIVGLGVPEEFGGSGVTDYRFRYVVAEEIARTATTSFGSGLSLQDDIAIPYIVNLGTEEQKQRWLPGMAAGELIGAIAMTEPGAGSDLQGVKTTAVRDGVEWVINGQKTFITNGIHSDLVIVVARTDPSAGSKGFSLLVVERGMPGFSRGRKLHKVGLAGQDTAELVFEDVRVPASNLLGTEGRGFVHLMENLPLERISIAVNAIAAAKAAYQWTRDYVFERKAFGKPIGDLQNTRFALAEMLTEIEVTESHIDRCVLALNADELTAVDASKGKWWASELQKRVVDRCVQLHGGYGYMMEYPIGRAYVDSRIQTIYGGTTEIMKEIIGRDIAAR; translated from the coding sequence ATGCAGCGCACCCTTTTCGACAAGGATCACGAAGCGTACCGGGAGACCGTGCGCGAATTCCTCGCCCGCGAGATCGAGCCGAACTACGAACGGTGGGAATCCGAGCGGCTCATCGACCGCTCGGCGTGGCTGGCGGCAGGCAAGTCCGGGATCGTCGGACTCGGGGTGCCCGAGGAGTTCGGTGGCTCGGGCGTCACCGATTACCGGTTCCGATACGTCGTCGCCGAGGAGATCGCCCGCACCGCGACGACGTCGTTCGGTTCGGGACTGTCCCTCCAGGACGACATCGCCATCCCGTACATCGTGAATCTCGGCACTGAGGAGCAGAAGCAGCGGTGGCTGCCCGGCATGGCCGCGGGCGAGCTGATCGGCGCCATCGCGATGACCGAGCCCGGTGCGGGCAGCGACCTGCAGGGCGTGAAGACCACCGCGGTGCGGGACGGCGTCGAGTGGGTGATCAACGGTCAGAAGACGTTCATCACCAACGGCATTCACTCCGACCTCGTCATCGTCGTCGCGCGCACCGACCCGAGCGCCGGTTCCAAGGGCTTCTCCCTGCTCGTCGTGGAGCGGGGCATGCCCGGTTTCAGCCGTGGCCGCAAGCTGCACAAGGTCGGACTGGCCGGTCAGGACACGGCCGAGCTCGTGTTCGAGGACGTGCGGGTGCCCGCGAGCAATCTGCTCGGCACCGAGGGTCGCGGCTTCGTCCACCTCATGGAAAACCTTCCACTCGAACGTATTTCGATCGCGGTCAACGCGATCGCCGCCGCGAAGGCCGCCTACCAGTGGACGAGGGACTACGTGTTCGAGCGCAAGGCGTTCGGCAAGCCGATCGGCGATCTGCAGAACACCCGGTTCGCGCTGGCGGAGATGCTCACCGAGATCGAGGTGACCGAATCGCACATCGACCGGTGCGTACTCGCCTTGAACGCAGACGAACTCACCGCCGTCGACGCGTCGAAGGGCAAGTGGTGGGCCAGTGAACTGCAGAAGCGTGTCGTCGACCGCTGCGTCCAGTTGCACGGCGGCTACGGCTACATGATGGAGTACCCCATCGGCCGCGCGTACGTCGACAGCCGGATCCAGACGATCTACGGCGGCACCACCGAGATCATGAAGGAAATCATCGGCCGCGATATCGCGGCACGGTAG
- a CDS encoding NAD(P)H-dependent flavin oxidoreductase, with the protein MSLPPILQDRLRLPVVASPMFIVSGPDLVIAQSISGIVGSFPSLNARPQPVLREWLTRITEELAKHDANNPETPSAPYAVNLIVHKSNDRLDEDLATIVEFEVPIVITSLGARADVNEAIHSYGGIVLHDVINNKFAKKAVEKGADGLIAVAAGAGGHAGTLSPFALIQEIREWFDGPLLLSGSIAHGRSVLAAQAAGADLAYVGSAFIATEEANADQGYKQMIVDSTASDIVYSNLFTGVHGNYLRGSIEAAGLDPNNLAVSDPSAMDFGVGEEADTAAKSEAKPWRDIWGAGQGIGAVDAVVPAAEIVERLTREYADAKARLL; encoded by the coding sequence ATGAGCCTGCCCCCCATCCTGCAAGACCGGCTTCGCCTGCCCGTGGTCGCGTCGCCGATGTTCATCGTCTCGGGTCCCGACCTGGTGATCGCCCAGTCGATTTCGGGCATCGTCGGATCGTTCCCGTCGCTCAACGCCCGCCCGCAGCCGGTGTTGCGTGAATGGCTCACCCGCATCACCGAAGAGCTCGCCAAGCACGACGCCAACAACCCGGAGACACCGTCCGCGCCGTACGCGGTCAACCTGATCGTCCACAAGAGCAACGACCGCCTCGACGAGGACCTCGCGACCATCGTCGAGTTCGAGGTCCCGATCGTCATCACGTCCCTCGGCGCCCGCGCCGACGTCAACGAGGCCATCCACAGCTACGGCGGTATCGTCCTCCACGACGTCATCAACAACAAGTTTGCGAAGAAGGCCGTGGAGAAGGGCGCCGACGGCCTCATCGCCGTCGCGGCCGGCGCGGGCGGACACGCGGGCACCCTGTCGCCGTTCGCGTTGATCCAGGAGATCCGCGAATGGTTCGACGGGCCGCTCCTGCTGTCGGGCTCCATCGCCCACGGCCGCTCGGTCCTCGCCGCGCAGGCCGCAGGCGCCGACCTCGCCTACGTCGGCTCCGCGTTCATCGCGACCGAGGAGGCGAACGCGGACCAGGGCTACAAGCAGATGATCGTCGACTCCACCGCGTCCGACATCGTCTACTCCAACCTGTTCACCGGGGTGCACGGCAACTACCTGCGCGGCAGCATCGAGGCCGCCGGACTCGACCCGAACAACCTCGCCGTGTCGGACCCGTCCGCCATGGACTTCGGTGTCGGCGAGGAGGCGGACACCGCCGCGAAGTCGGAAGCCAAGCCCTGGCGCGACATCTGGGGCGCCGGACAGGGCATCGGCGCCGTCGACGCCGTCGTCCCGGCAGCGGAGATCGTCGAACGCCTCACCCGCGAGTACGCGGACGCGAAAGCCCGCCTGCTCTAG
- a CDS encoding nuclear transport factor 2 family protein, producing MTAELPARPRVVDRWHHVVDHRDLTALDALIADDAVFSSPAVFTPQEGKAKVLAYLRAALTVFDGTGFHYVEEWYGDRSAVLEFATELDGIHVNGIDLVHWNDRDQITSFKVMVRPVKGLQALIPLMAAQLSQS from the coding sequence ATGACCGCCGAACTACCGGCCCGCCCCCGCGTCGTCGACCGCTGGCACCACGTCGTCGACCATCGCGACCTCACCGCCCTCGACGCCCTGATCGCGGACGACGCCGTGTTCTCCTCCCCCGCCGTGTTCACTCCGCAGGAAGGGAAGGCGAAGGTCCTCGCGTACCTCCGCGCCGCCCTGACCGTCTTCGACGGCACCGGTTTCCACTACGTCGAGGAGTGGTACGGCGACCGTTCGGCGGTCCTGGAATTCGCCACCGAACTCGACGGCATCCACGTCAACGGCATCGACCTCGTCCACTGGAACGACCGCGACCAGATCACGTCGTTCAAGGTGATGGTCCGCCCCGTGAAAGGCCTGCAAGCGCTCATCCCGCTGATGGCCGCCCAGCTCTCCCAGTCGTAA